Proteins encoded within one genomic window of Ovis aries strain OAR_USU_Benz2616 breed Rambouillet chromosome 1, ARS-UI_Ramb_v3.0, whole genome shotgun sequence:
- the TMEM69 gene encoding transmembrane protein 69 yields the protein MLHFIRKFSQASSKMLKYTSTVRPGASRRIETLSHKTCLQQNFSPLFPRLWLFSSFPACVSKTQYYHTSLCSFKKKQEQAVLPARPPRTISFLPDSPKPALYITLAGLIPFVAPPVVMVMTKTYIPILAFTQMAYGASFLSFLGGIRWGFALPEGSPAKPDFLNLANSITPVVFSWFAFFISERLSEAIVTVIIGLGIALHTELFLLPHYPNWFKALRIVVTLVAFFSFVITLLVKDFYPEKGPKRLGQVK from the exons ATGCTTCACTTCATCCGGAAGTTTTCTCAAGCATCTTCAAAG ATGCTGAAGTACACTTCCACAGTCAGACCAGGAGCCAGCAGGAGAATAGAAACACTTTCTCACAAGACATGTCTTCAGCAGAACTTTTCCCCTTTGTTTCCGAGACTTTGGCTTTTCTCATCCTTTCCAGCATGTGTGAGCAAGACACAGTATTATCATACTTCCCTATGCAGTTTTAAGAAGAAGCAAGAGCAAGCAGTGCTTCCAGCCAGGCCACCACGAACAATCAGTTTCCTGCCTGACAGCCCAAAGCCAGCATTATACATAACTCTGGCAGGACTAATCCCATTCGTTGCTCCACCAGTGGTCATGGTGATGACAAAGACTTATATTCCCATATTAGCTTTTACTCAGATGGCTTATGGAGccagtttcctttctttcttgggaGGGATCAGATGGGGTTTTGCTCTGCCAGAAGGTAGTCCAGCCAAACCAGACTTCCTCAATTTAGCTAATAGTATAACTCCTGTTGTGTTTTCATGgtttgctttctttatttctgaaagaCTAAGTGAAGCTATAGTCACAGTAATAATAGGTTTGGGGATAGCGTTACACACTGAACTCTTTCTCTTGCCCCATTATCCCAATTGGTTCAAAGCCCTGAGGATAGTAGTCACTTTAGTGgcctttttttcatttgtaatcaCTTTACTAGTGAAAGATTTTTATCCAGAGAAAGGACCCAAGAGACTTGGGcaagtaaaataa